From a region of the Mercurialis annua linkage group LG1-X, ddMerAnnu1.2, whole genome shotgun sequence genome:
- the LOC126683158 gene encoding pentatricopeptide repeat-containing protein At1g63080, mitochondrial-like, which produces MPSPYTQLSQILLQYPSFSTISTLSNTSNGNYAKFSGTNRLSLSTIIHRKGITLVGKFKSLPIKQQLQETKDSDEKTSKFQVQSLIDSITGLPIKDRIEILNNFMKNGESWSLSEFNDLLMALVQANELDLALYMYSNVSTLCLVPDCWTLSIIVNCHCKRNEVDEAKLVLYYMLENGLNPSVVTFTTLVNSYCKKGKLKKAFEVIGLMDGNGCKPNIQTYNCLLKGLCYVGRVEEAFDLLGEIKKLRVKPDVYTYTALMNGFCKVGRSDEAMELLNEAIEIGLTPNVITFNTLFDGYNKEGRPLLGVGVMKKMKRMNCLPDYISYSTLLRGLLMWRKIRTGLRVYEEMVRNGFEVDEKLMNSLLRGLCRKFLRDNELLEYVHQVFEKMTERGCVIDNGTYGLVIQAFLVGKKFDDALTSLSLMIRSGYSPRSITINRLIYAFCVEGKIDKAISIIVLMFETHKFPGMVSYNLMIRELNRQGKFSVACNVYGAALVRGVVPNQKPQR; this is translated from the coding sequence ATGCCTTCACCTTATACACAACTGTCCCAAATTCTCCTTCAATATCCTTCATTCAGCACTATTTCTACACTCAGCAACACCTCCAATGGCAACTATGCAAAATTCTCAGGTACCAATAGATTATCATTATCCACAATCATTCACAGAAAAGGTATCACTTTGGTTGGAAAATTCAAGAGTCTACCCATCAAACAACAATTGCAAGAAACCAAAGATTCTGATGAGAAAACCAGTAAATTTCAAGTGCAGAGTCTCATAGATTCAATTACAGGATTACCCATTAAAGATAGAATTGAAATTCtcaataattttatgaaaaatggaGAATCTTGGAGTTTATCAGAGTTCAATGATCTTCTCATGGCTTTAGTACAAGCCAATGAGCTTGATCTAGCATTATACATGTATTCTAATGTCTCCACTCTTTGTTTAGTCCCAGATTGTTGGACACTTTCAATTATTGTCAACTGTCACTGCAAGAGAAATGAAGTTGATGAGGCTAAACTAGTTTTATACTACATGTTAGAAAATGGGTTAAACCCTAGTGTGGTAACATTCACCACATTGGTGAATTCATATTGCAAAAAGGGTAAATTAAAGAAAGCTTTTGAAGTTATTGGATTAATGGATGGAAATGGATGCAAACCAAATATCCAAACTTATAATTGTTTGTTGAAGGGTTTGTGTTATGTAGGAAGAGTAGAGGAAGCTTTTGATTTACTCGGGGAGATCAAGAAATTGCGCGTAAAACCGGATGTTTATACGTACACAGCTTTGATGAATGGTTTTTGTAAAGTGGGTAGATCAGATGAAGCAATGGAGTTGCTTAATGAAGCTATTGAGATTGGTTTGACTCCAAATGTTATCACTTTTAATACTCTGTTTGATGGGTATAATAAAGAGGGGAGGCCATTGTTAGGAGTTGGTGTgatgaagaaaatgaaaaggatGAATTGTTTGCCTGATTATATTAGCTATAGCACGTTGCTTCGCGGGTTGTTGATGTGGAGAAAGATCAGAACGGGGCTGCGAGTTTACGAGGAAATGGTGAGGAATGGTTTTGAAGTTGATGAGAAGTTGATGAATAGTCTGTTGAGAGGTTTGTGTAGGAAATTCTTGAGGGATAATGAACTATTAGAATATGTACACCAGGTGTTTGAGAAAATGACTGAAAGAGGATGTGTTATTGACAATGGGACATACGGTTTGGTAATCCAAGCATTTTTAGTGGGAAAGAAATTTGATGATGCTTTGACCAGTTTAAGCCTGATGATTAGGTCTGGATATAGTCCGAGGTCAATTACCATAAACCGTTTAATTTATGCATTTTGTGTAGAGGGGAAGATCGATAAGGCAATCTCGATCATAGTTCTCATGTTTGAAACCCATAAATTCCCAGGTATGGTGTCCTACAATCTCATGATTCGTGAATTGAATAGACAAGGAAAGTTCTCAGTGGCTTGTAATGTCTATGGGGCGGCATTGGTTCGAGGTGTGGTTCCGAACCAAAAGCCCCAACGATGA
- the LOC126664733 gene encoding uncharacterized protein LOC126664733, whose product MAATRAFIISSNSAPYPIVPHTTSSPSSSSTLSLPSKPSFFPMRVFPGAPLRHSFSRIYSLSSNDIKVGTNIEVDGAPWRVLEFLHVKPGKGAAFVRTKIRNYVTGNTVDKTFRAGSPLDAADIFKETKQFTYKDGAQFVFMDLTTFEEFRLNAKDVGDKTKFLKEGMDCTLLFWNGKVIDFDLPITVQLTVVDADPGLKGDTAQGGSKTVTLETGAAVNVPLFVNVGDQILVDTRTGQYMSRA is encoded by the exons ATGGCGGCAACCAGAGCTTTCATTATCTCTTCTAATTCCGCTCCTTATCCCATAGTTCCACATACAACTTCATCACCGTCATCGTCTTCAACTCTCTCACTCCCTTCAAAACCCTCTTTTTTTCCAATGCGGGTTTTCCCCGGAGCGCCTCTGCGTCACTCTTTTTCCA GGATTTATTCGTTGTCTAGTAATGATATCAAAGTGGGTACTAACATTGAAGTCGATGGTGCTCCGTGGCGTGTTTTAG AGTTCCTTCATGTGAAACCTGGAAAGGGGGCAGCATTTGTCAGGACCAAAATCCGAAATTATGTAACAGGAAATACTGTCGATAAAACTTTTCGAGCTGGAAGTCCG CTTGATGCGGCGGATATATTTAAGGAGACGAAGCAATTCACTTACAAAGATGGTGCTCAATTTGTCTTCATGGACCTG ACTACTTTTGAAGAATTTCGGCTCAATGCGAAAGATGTTGGTGATAAGACAAAGTTTCTGAAAGAGGGAATGGACTGCACTTTGCTATTTTGGAATGGAAAg GTTATTGATTTTGATCTTCCAATCACTGTACAACTGACTGTAGTTGATGCTGATCCCGGTCTCAAAGGCGATACTGCTCAAG GTGGATCAAAAACAGTTACTCTGGAAACAGGGGCTGCAGTCAATGTTCCCCTGTTCGTGAATGTCGGTGATCAAATCTTGGTAGACACGAGAACTGGTCAATATATGAGCAGAGCATAA